Proteins encoded in a region of the Saccharothrix ecbatanensis genome:
- a CDS encoding MBL fold metallo-hydrolase — protein MDVLEDYTGHVTPGGPAARRTLDALTITKISVGPMDNNAYLLVCRATSEALLIDAAADPQRLSDVVGHSVDRPRVKTVVTTHQHADHWGALGAVAGANGSNTVAHAADAGVLPIPPDVLVEHGDTVHVGEVPLTVIHLRGHTPGSIALLYRDPSGHPHLFTGDSLFPGGVGKTTSPETFTSLIDDVSSRVFDVLPDETWVYPGHGDDTTLGRERPHLDEWRSRGW, from the coding sequence GTGGACGTACTAGAGGACTACACGGGGCATGTGACGCCGGGCGGGCCGGCGGCACGGCGCACGCTGGACGCGTTGACCATCACGAAGATCTCCGTCGGGCCGATGGACAACAACGCCTACCTGCTGGTGTGCCGTGCGACGAGCGAGGCGCTGCTCATCGACGCGGCGGCCGATCCGCAACGGCTGTCGGACGTGGTGGGCCACTCGGTGGACCGCCCCCGGGTGAAGACGGTCGTGACCACGCACCAGCACGCGGACCATTGGGGTGCTCTCGGCGCGGTGGCGGGCGCGAACGGGTCGAACACCGTCGCGCATGCCGCGGACGCGGGCGTGCTGCCGATTCCACCGGACGTGCTGGTGGAGCATGGTGACACCGTGCACGTCGGCGAAGTGCCGTTGACGGTGATCCACCTGCGCGGCCACACCCCGGGCTCCATCGCCCTCCTGTACCGCGACCCAAGCGGGCACCCCCACCTCTTCACCGGCGACTCGCTGTTCCCGGGAGGGGTCGGCAAAACGACGTCACCTGAAACCTTCACGTCGTTGATCGACGACGTGTCGTCCCGAGTGTTCGACGTTCTGCCTGATGAGACGTGGGTTTACCCGGGTCACGGCGACGACACCACTCTGGGGCGTGAACGACCTCACCTGGACGAGTGGCGTTCGCGCGGCTGGTGA